aggacCAGACCGTGCAAGCACTTTCGCTCTGCTCCTAGCCCACCCGGCTGGGACTCCAGAGTTGTTTCCAAGGCAGCGCTGGGACTCTGACTGTCACCCACCAGCCTGCTCTCTTATCTGCCTGTGGAAGTGGACCGGCCATAAAGGGCCCTGCAGGCCAGACTAGGACTGAGAAGCCAGGCGGGAGTCCCTCCTCCCATGAAGAAAAATGGTGGCAAGGTTTTCAGGTGCCCTGGAGACAGAGGGAGCCTCCGTAGCAACTCGTTTCAATTACTACTCCTTGCGCCCAATCAAGATTAAAGCCTATCTAGGCAAGCCAGAGCTCATTAGCTTGGTAATGAAGCACATGCAGAGCTGCAGAGGGATAGGAACCAAGGGATGTGGAGGGGAGAGAAGCAGCTACACCCACGGAGTCAGATTCATGTAGACTTCCAGCCTCTGTGTGGTGCGGAGCCGCGAAGAGGCAGCATCTCAGTTGCTGCTGGCACCTGCTGGGACTCCGTGCTGTAAGCCCCCATGGGAAGCAAACCCCAAACTTATGCAGATGAACTGTCTGCAAGGAAGCTAAACCTGGGAAAAGGAGAGTCTGCCTACACTCCTCCCGCTGTCTCACTCATCTAAATTCGGCACAAAGGCAACAGGACAAATTAAATGAGGATTTAGGTAGTTATCAAGAAAGCGACAGGACAGGAATTAAGGGAAGGGAGGTAGGACAGAAATGGCCAGTGGAGCCAAAGGAGGCCTGGAATAGCTGGAGATTAAGAGAATTCAGATCAATATGAAAGGCTGGTTCCACCCagaggtgatgcagtgaataAGGTGTCAGATACTCAagtgtgaagtcccaagtttgaatcCCAGCACTGATGTGCCACAATGATGCCCTGACACTCTTCTGCCCCCCACAATttattacataaataaatctctttaaaataagaagagctggcaaaatagttccccTGCAtagggtacctgctttgtcatatgcacaacccaggttcaagcctatccAGCCTACAGCAGTGagagaactggggagacagcataatggttatgcgacacactctcatgcctgagctgctgaggtcccaggttcaacccccagcaccaccataaaccagagctgagcagtgccctagtctttgtctctcttattaaaatcaagtaaataaaattatagagagagagaaatgactggGACAGCATGGATCAAAAAGACGAGTTAGATCCAGGTGAGACTGCTTCCGGGAAAGAAAACGAACTGAATATGCAAGACCCCTGTTGGGGGAGGGCAGCTGAGGAGACAGGCCGCCTGTCCCTCTTACCAAGCAGGCTGCTGAGGCTGTTGATCTTCTCTAAGGCAGCTGGGACTTGGGCCTCCTTGTGCACCAGGGCCTCCACCTCACCCATAGCGTAGCCGAAGTCAGCTGTGTCCAGGTCTACCCTCAGTGGCGGGTCACTTTCCTCAACGTGCGGGAGCACCACCTTCCAGGATCTACGTTTGGTCACAAAACTGGCTACTTCCTGCAGCCCCAGGGGCCCCAGCACAGCAGCCACACCTTCAGCTCCCAGGACCCCGACCCCCAGCACCTCACAGAGCCGGGCCACCACTGCAGGCTCGGCTGTGACCTCCACGTACTTATTGTGGGGTCCCGACACACCTGGTGCTCCGGGACATTTgaactcccacccactcccctctcgCAGACGCAGCCAGTGGTCAGCTCGCATGAGGCTCAGCTCTGCCGTGTCATAGTAGATGTCTCGGAAGCTGACCCgatgctcaaggatgccccccaACTCCTGCAGCCGCTCCTCTATCTCAGGCCCGGGGAAAAACTTTCGCTCCACCTCAATCAAACCCTGGGCCATGCTGCCTGCAACGTCAATCAACAGATTTCTGCTGAACTCCCTGGGTGCTCAGATGGGGAGTCACAGCCCTTCCCTCCCTGCCCACCGGGCTGGCAGTGATGGTATAAGGCTCTGCAATAGTGACTTCCGCCGCTGCTGTCGCCCGAGCGAGCAGCGGGCGCCCCAGAAAGCAGGTTGCAGTTCACGGTCCTGCACGCCAGCCTGCGAGCCTGCTGGGCACCTTCCCCCCCATCTCAGCACCCGCCCCGAGTCTCTCCTCACTGCCTACGGGTCGCCCTCTCGCCCGACGTGCAGATAGGTGGAGCGAGTCCACGCCGCGCCGGTAAGGAATGCCGGGAGCAACCCCTGACCCCCGACCTCGACCCTGCGGGGCGCGCTGCCCAGATCCGGTGCACTGTCCCGACCCAAGGCGAGCGGCCATGTTAGACCCGCCGCGGCCGTGCGGGGGCGGAGACAGACGGAGCCAAAAGGCCCAGCTGGGAAATAGGCGGGCAGAGACCTCCGCCGCCGTGAGGCTCGGACTGAGGCCGCCTCGCGACATACAGCTCCCGGTCCCTGCCGGTTCTTTGAGATCCGCCTGGGTCTCGGGCCCCAGGTTGAGCCCGGCGCCCTGGCGTCCGTTGCATGCTGGGAATTGTAGTTCCCAAAGACGGGCTACGCTCATCCGTCGCCATGGTGACAGGAAAGCTGTGATTGGTGCCAGCAGGACTCTCCTCTAGTTGAGCTGGAGCCTTCGTTCAGGTGGGCCCGAGATACAGACCACTCACTCAGACACTgctcaacagatttttttttaatatttattttattttatttattcccttttttttgcccttgttgttttattgttgtagttattattattgttgttgtcgttgttggataggacagagagaaacggagagaggaggggaagacagagagggggagagaaagacagacacctgcagacttgcttcaccgcctgtgaagcgactcccctgcaggtggggagccggggttcgaaccgggatccttatgccggtccttgtgctttgcgccacctgcgcttaacccgctgcgctacagcccgactcccagattttttttttttttttactacaatgGTGGCCCACTAAGTGCAGACAGGTGGCAATGGgctgagactttttaaaaaatatttttaaaaaatatttatttattcccttttgttgttttattgttgtagttattattgttgtcgtctttgttggataggacaaagagaaatggagagaggaggggaagacaagagagggggagagaaagatggacacctgcagacctgctgcaccgcctatgaagtgactgcctggcaggtggggagccgggggctcgaaccaggatccttgagccgatccttgcgcttcgctccatgtgcgcttaacccgctgcgctacggcccgaccccCGGCCTGAGACTTTTAAAACGTGTTTATTTTATGTTCTAggggaagagtgaaagagaccaaagcactgaagcttccttcgatTAAATAGGGGTTGGGCTTAAAGTCTAGGTGGTGTGCAaaacaaagcagcgcactatctaagggagctattctgccagccctCAAAATGGTATATTTGAAATTAGAACTAAAGTCATGATGGGATTTCCATAGTTGGAAACCCGGAGAGAGGCAGGACCAGCATGCGCAAAGAAGCTAAGAGAGGGcttacaccccaccccaccccacccaaccccccccccccccccgtgtgtaaACAGAAGATGCTGGAAACACAGGGGCATATTGGCAGCAGGCTGAGGAGTTTGTTACCGAGATTCCAATGACCCTGAAATGGCTTTGTCAGAGATGTAACAGAAATACTTGTGTTCCCTTAAAATCTTCTCTCTATTTTAGCGTAGAGAGAAACCCATCATAATTTGAAAGCGCTGACTGGGAGCTGGGCTCACTGCCATCGCACAGCAGCACAAGAGGTCATTCTGTTGTGGTTTCCACTTAATGCAAGTTGCTTTCACGCCACTGTGAAGTTAAATAAGTCGAATGCTCTGAATTGAGGACTGGGCATATAACTGAATGTTAGGACACAGGATTGaagctcctggttcaatccctggaattgccatatgccagagttaaacagtgctctgatctctttgttatttaggcttttgtttgtttttactagagcactgctcagttctggcttacagtggtaagaggaattgaatctgggtctttgaagCTTCAGACAAGAaagcctttctgcataaccatttgcCATTGCCCccacactctctgcctctcttttatattttatgaaaataaatgtaaaattccAGTTAACCCGGTCTATAGGGTGTTCCCACCCCACAAGCGATGGAACAGGCAGCAGGtagctctgtctttctccctcttctctctctctcacccagtttctgtttctgtcataaaaaaagtaaaatatttttttaaatgaagtgaatattttttaagaatttatttattcataagaaagataggtaggttgagagagagaaagaacaagacatcactctggtacatatgctgccagggattgaactcaggaccccgtggttgagaatgcaatgctttatcccctgcaccacctcccagaccacaaagtgaatattttttttaaaaaattccaatccagcagccaggtggtagtgcacctggtagagcacacattgcgatgtgcaaggacctgggttcaagcccccgatcctcacctgcagggagaaaaggtttgcaagtggtgaagcagtgttgcaggtgtctctgtctccctctctatcaccccctttcctcttgatttctggctgtctctatccaataaataaataaagataattttttttcaattctagtCAAGTTGAACCACTATAAACGTAGGTCCATCTGTATAGGAAAACACAGAAGTGGCTTTTTGCTTTGGCGGACCGAATAGCTTACTTCCTCTGATGTTTGTGGAGGTAGCAACTCTATACGTCAGCTTTCTGGGGCAGTAGCTTGCTGAAGATCAGTGACATTCATCAGTTCCTGAGCTCCCTCCTACAGT
This DNA window, taken from Erinaceus europaeus chromosome 16, mEriEur2.1, whole genome shotgun sequence, encodes the following:
- the THTPA gene encoding thiamine-triphosphatase, producing the protein MAQGLIEVERKFFPGPEIEERLQELGGILEHRVSFRDIYYDTAELSLMRADHWLRLREGSGWEFKCPGAPGVSGPHNKYVEVTAEPAVVARLCEVLGVGVLGAEGVAAVLGPLGLQEVASFVTKRRSWKVVLPHVEESDPPLRVDLDTADFGYAMGEVEALVHKEAQVPAALEKINSLSSLLGVLVQEKAPAKLLVYLQRFRPQDYLRLLEVNDFREMPQGTQQPG